The Triticum urartu cultivar G1812 chromosome 6, Tu2.1, whole genome shotgun sequence genome includes the window TCTAACTCTGTTCTGCTTTCACCTTGTACATCAAGTGGTGTGACAGGTATGTTCAGTTTTTTCTGTGCGGCAATGCCAACTCTGCGTCTGTTTTGGTTTGTGAGCGGCTCTGGGTTCGGCGAAGTGTCCGCTCTGTAAAATGGACCTGTAGGAGATTGGTGGTGTTCTGCTCACCAAAGCTAGCTCTCTCCTCTATGCCGATTATACTTGGAAATGTAGTTGGCATAGTTTGTGAGCGGCTTGTCATCAGTTTGCAAACTATGCCAACTATGGTGAAACCTTTTGCAGTTTGCAGTTATCTGCTCACAGATTACTGGAAAGCTACATTGGTCTGATTGATCGAATCGAGCTTGTCGTGGATGCCAGAGGAAAAGGTGCTTTAGAAAGTTGAGGCACAAATTATGCTGAATTTCTGGTGCAGGCAGGGACAGTTGGGGCCAAACACCTCAGTTGGTCTAGCACGTCAACGCTTGATTTATCTTCTGCTACACTGGATGGTGGACTTCACATGCTCAAAGCGACTAGACATTTGAGATTATCAGCATAATATCGATAATTCTTCTGGAAGCCTGGACGACCAACGGCGCTCTCTCCCGACCCTCGCTCCTCATGCCTTGCACCAATCTTCACCGCAGCTTGACGACATGGAGGTGAAACTGGTCTGAGCCCAACCCATCTAAATGAGAGCAGAAAACTAATAAGAGCAGCCCCATAGttatcaaaataaataaattacATAACCAAAAAATAAATAAGAGCAGCCCAATACGTTACCTCAAAAAAAGCAGCCCAGTCACGTACAAAGCTTGACCTAGCAAGAGCGTACGTTCGCACTTCTGTCCCAGAAAATTCGCACGCATCCATCCACCATTGCAGCGTCTCCAGGCAGATCACGGGAGATGCTAGCCACCCCGCCCAGGTCCCTCTCATCGTAAGTTGTAGGGGCGCGTTTTACTTGAGGCTATTCGAGCCggttttttcttcttttttattttcttttgtttcttctCCATTTTTTTCATTCTTTCTTGCATTTCgtttctttttttttcattttcattttcatgtttttttacttctttttttggttttctttgttcttttggatattattttacattttttgtacattttttgagcatcagtgcagacacaagcgctcatatacacgcgcatacactcacccctatgaacgcacacacgcacaccctacccctatgagcacctccgagagactgagccggcatatcatcttcagatttacgaagtcaccgtaggcgcctcgtcgtcgacgggaacgtctcctcccactgaaagtgCATCGCcagaaatcctgaaataaatccaggaataatgcgagcatcaggatttgaaccctggtggattggggataccactgtctacctaaccaactcaaccacaggttgattcgctACATTTTTTGTACATGCCAACAACATTTTTCTAATACACGTCTAACATTTTTTTCAATGCAAAGTAAACATTTTtataatacatggtcaacattatttcataaatattttaaacatttttcaaatacaagattaacattttttgaatgcatagtcaacattttttctatacattttaaacattttttaaatgcttCATTCACAGTTTTCAAATAAAAAGATTAACAGTTTTTGAATACATAGTCAACATTTTTTTTCTTTACACATTCAACATTTTCCAAacgcttgattaacatttttcacacacttgttcaacattttttaacTGCTTGACTAaattttttatatacatgataaaaaagtttcatcatttttttaatacatggtcaacattttttctatacacatttaacattcccgaaatgcttgattaatatttttaaaatacttgttcaacatttttttgaaaatgtttgattaacatttttatatacacgATAAAAAAATCATCATTTCCAATTACTTATTCAACATtcttcaaatacttgttcaaaaaatttcaaatgTGTTTTGTAGAGTGCTTTTTGTAATATATAGAATATTTTAAGTATAAAGAAAGGTacaaaaataaagcaaaaaacaagaacagaaaacaaaaaggaaaaaaaagaggcAGTAGCCTGCCACGTCTGTGGGCCGGACCATCTCGCTCCCCCTTTAGCGAGTCGGAAGCTGGAGTCGCTGAAGGCGAGATATAGGGGTGCCCATCCATCATGCCGCCACTGCTAGCGTAATCACGCTGCACGCACGCATGGCGCATCCATCCACCGCGCCGCTGGACGCCGTCACCCTGCCACGTTATCGTCGTCCTCTTCCAGACAACGCCATCCTCGCCTTGCCATGCGTCGTCGCTGAACACCCCAGCCCCGCCGACGCCGTGGCGACACCGGCCATGCCAAGCACTGAAGCACACAGACGCAGAccgccgaggccacctatgtcgAGCTCCCATGCTGCTTGTGCTCAAGGTGTGTGTCTGCGCCAGCGACTGGGGCCACCTCCGTAGTGCTTTTCCTCCTCCAGTCTCGACCACATCCAAGAGCTTTCTCCCCAACGTCCCGACGCTCGGAGCTCCTTGACCATGTTCCCGATGCCACCTGGCACTAACCAGCGccgccggggccggcgagccagCCGACCGGCCCGGGCCAAAGGGCTTCAATCCTTCCTTTGCCATTTTTCATCTGCAGATAAATCTCACCATTCAGAAGTGAAATGTTAGTGTCCTGTGTTTTCTTCTGATGAAGCAACATCTGCTCTGCAGTTACACCTACAATGATGATTTGTCTCTTCAGATTTCACTGCTTCCTTTGCCACTTATCAATTATCATCTGTATATTCTTGGATCCTACACTGATGAACAAGGACAAATAAATAAAAAGAAGTCTCAGACCTAGCAATCATAATAACCCCAAACCATCGTGGGACCCTATAAATTTAAGTGATGCCTTGGTTTGGAATGTTGCACCTGTTCGGCTCACCTGCGCATTATTAGCTCAGGCGAAAGGGACTCGTGAGCGTCGTTAACCTATTTGTGAGTATGCAATATGGTTAAGATGAAAGAGCATTTTTCTGTATGAAGCAACGTTACAAGTTTGAAACGCTGAATAGGGTCCGATCAGAGTGGGGCATATATTTGCAACATTCACTCACAAGGAACAAACCATGTGTACCAGCATTCTGATATATATAAGCACAAGATGACCTTCAGCGCAGCAAAACCGCAGAAGTTCAGCAGAATTCTGATGGTCTCTGCTCCCAATTCCTGAGTGAATATGTTCAAAGATTACAGTAGACATCGCTTTCTAAAAACACCTTGGTAAATAGACAGTGATGCTAACAGTGATCCTTCAGAAGTTCATCCATTTAGGCAGTGATGCTAACAACCATCCTTTTAAGAAGTCATTCATTTATTTGTGTTATTTTCCATTTGTGTCGCCCAGGATGGTGCTTCATCTTGTTTCAACAATTTGTACTTTCTCATGTAAACAGAAAACAATTTGTAGTTTATCAGGTACAGTGGGAGACACAAAACTTTCTAAATCGCTGTCTTCCGGTGCTTAATTGTTTGCGAGCAGCTTACTGGCTGTGCCAAATATAGGGGCTATATCAACAGGCACCTGAAAATGAACATACATAATAAGTAAAACTCCATTCAGCTAAACATATGAACATAACAGATGAACATCATTCAGCGAGTAGATTATTAAGAATTTGCATTTGCTATTGAAAACATTATAACTTGAGTAGTACCTGCATGTGTTCGATTTTCTCCAATGCCACACGCAACGGCTGCGTCAAGGTTGCACGGGACTGAAGGAGAGACTGCGCGGCAGGCTTGTCGCCCTTTGCCTGTATCGTCATGATCTCTCTGCCAAGGCTTTCAACAGCTTCCTCGACCTTTGAGGACATAGAATATAGTGAGGAGcaataacaaataaataaataatgataaGTATATATATCCTGTTTTAATGAAATTTACCTTTGTAAAGTCAATTGAGAATTTTCCGTCAGAATGCAAGATAAAAGCTCCTTTGTCATACAACCAGTTAAACTGCAATGCCTGTCCCTTCCTACATTCACAGAATAACAGTTAGATTATCATCCGAGCACAAGGAACCATGAGAAGTAGTATGCTTGCTAAGTTTTCCGTAGTTTGCTAGGGCCTCGGAGGGAAGATACACACTTACCCATGAGCTTCTTCCAGTCCAAAGCGAATCGACCGGAAGCATCCAGCAAGGAAAGAAACATACATAGATTTTGATAGACTCTTAGGAAGCAACCCCTGACAGAACAGAAGCAAACGAGAAATTATGTGATCCATTTCAAGTATTATATGATTGCATACAAAGGATATAAGGAAAGGAATATGCATCCCCAATATTCCCTACAGAAATAAGAAGATTTGTCTAGCTTGGGCCCCAGAACACTGGGCTGTAACACAAGTGCCATGATACCCTGATAACTGATGAAGTAACTGACCTTGTTTATAAGAAAATTCAGCGCCCACAGACCAACTATATCAGCTTTTGCCTCCTCCAATGCTGAATGACATTCTTGAAGTTCCTGTACATTTATCAAAAAAGAAAGGAGAGTCAACAAGTGGCATCAGATAGGATATATCACTCTTTTCTTTTTCTGTCATAGCACCTAATCGAGCAAGTCTTTATCTAAATTGCTACTTGCACACGTACCATTCTAACTGTGGACTTTTTACCACCAGGAAGGGTTATGGAATGAGGTCCAATTCCATGGCAGCACTCATGGCAAACAATATGTGTATAATAAGGCTCAAAATCAACATATTCTTTCTGCTCCTCTCTGATGCAGGCATTGGCTATAGGCTTCAAGATATTCTTGAACCTGAATGATAAATAAAATTTGAATTGCCAATGTCAGCATGAACTCCCTTTTCGCTTGACAAAAGTGTAAACTATATAACATCAGCTAAAATGAATAAACAAAAATCAGTGAAGGCATACTTGGCTTCTGAAATGTTCTTAAGCATAACCATTGAAGTTCCTCGCTCATTCACAATCCGCTCATCATTTGGCAAATTGAAAGCTATAGTTTGAGGACCTTTCACATCCTGCCACAGAAGCACTTGTTTAGTTCACATGAAGCTGTTGGCCAAAGATATGAAAAATGTGGATAAACAATTCATTTCCACTAACATTGACGAGTTCTTGACCTTTTTCAGCCTACCAATTGCCTAAAGTAGCCTGGATGAAAATAAATATACTTCTACCACAAGAGACAAAAATACTAAATCTCCAAGAAATTTTGACACAACAATAACTATTAATCTACTACAAAAAGGACGGAAATACTAAGGATCTCCCTATAACAGTATGGTGCAATGGTTGCTGACATTAACACGTTAAAATACTTGGATGACAACCATGCCAGAGAGATAGTAGTCAGGAAAGCATGGAGTCTACACGAATCCAAAGCAAACAAAAGGTATTTCTTTCATGAAATCCTAGTGCTTCCTCACTCATTAATCTTACAGTGTTAAAGAACAAAGAAGAATTGTTTAATTCTCTCAGGGATTTAAGGACATAAGGTTCTTGTCAGCTTTTCATCTATCACCAAGCAGAATGAGAAGACAAGCCTAATTTTACTTGTCTACAAATGTCAGATGATTTGATAATAATGAGTTCACACCAACTGAATTGCAAGGAAAAACTAGGACAGTCATGAGATTTTTTATTTCTTACCAAACATTGATTGAACTAGGCTTTTTGTCTACAAGAAGCAAGAGCATGTGAAAAGTAACATCAACATAGAAACATACCCCAGAGTTGTAAAGAAGATTCATCACGCGAATTGGAGCAGCAGATACATTGTCTGATTTGTAAATATTGTCCAGTGGAAGATTTTTCTCCAAATCCTGAACCCAGATCAAAGTTGGTGTAAATGAAAGCTTAATATTTCCTTGAAAAATCAATCAGAATTACCTCGAGTTGATCACCAAAGAGTTTAACTTGAGAAGTTGCAACGTCGTCCCGCACCCCAACAAATGCTTCAAAGGTTGCCTTCGAAATAGTAGAATTATTATTACTAGTATAACAAATGAAATATTTTATTGAACTCTAGGTCTAGGCATAGTATGGAGATGAACAGACCTAATTCAATATTTCCCCTCTTTTCTACATGTGCTTATTGTTTTTGTTATGCAATGAGTCGTTGTATTGGCCACAGTGGTCAGTGGGGCAAACATTACGTGGAGGGAAATATAAAGTAAAATCCCATAGGAAAGAGAAATGCAATCTACTCTAACTGGACAGCGTGACCACTTTGCCATATATATATGCTAATATTGCCTTGTGGTGATGGCTGGTGCCTAGTTGATtttgaactaaaaccacaacAAGAATTATGGAACTGAGGGAGTACTTATACTAAAATCCAAGTGGTTAGGCCAAATAACATTGGCAGTCTCAGCATGAGTGCATAATTAAATAGAAGAACAGATGATCACAGCCCATAGAGAATACACATAAATTAAATTACATGGCAATTAGTCCATTAGTCAAAAATATTGCTGACTTGATGTACATTAATGAAGAACATGCTTTAGCAAATTTGCCTAGATGGTAGCCTAAGTAAGAAAATAAAATTGAGTATGGAGAAAGTTGGCAACATGTGGTGTCTGAAGCTAATATTAGTGTAGCCACTGTTAATCTGCTAGCATCAGTTGCACAAACTTGAAGAGTGTCCAAAAGAAGACACATGACAGAAACTTCAAACTTCGAGCTTTAAAAAAAAAACTTCAAACTTGTGCCTGGTGTTTAGTGCACTTCATTGCTAGACTCACCAATAGACAAAGTGATGCAAGAACAGGTGGGACAAGGATCCTAAAATACCTTATAACTAAACAGGCCATCTTCATATGTCTCGTATGGGCCAATGGTGACATCTATGTTGGAGTCCTGGAAACATGACAAGAATGCCAAATATAGAGCTAGCATCAACTAATATTGAtataaataaaaatagaaaagaaaTTTTACTGCTAAAAATAACAAGTATATCCCATTTCTCTAACAAAGTTAACAGCTATAATCACTCAAATAATGTATTTAAAGAGAAATGAATGAACTAATAAAACTGAGAATGAGGATACTAACCAACTCCATCCAAgctatgtcagattcatagtaATCATTTGAAAGAAAAGCATTTGCCTTGGTTCTGAGCAAATTCTTCAGGCTACAAGATAAAGCGAGCACTGCTTCACAGAAATGAACTAAAACTTTCACAAACTGAAAGATGTTAGGTTACTAGCTTACCTTGGACAATCAGAACAATCTGATGCTTTAAGGAGAAGCTCGGCAGCTTTCTCAAGGGATGCTTTATACTCCTTGGAATATGGAACAATAAAAAGATCATCTGAAGTATTGGTTTGATTTGGTCCATCTGACTGTGCTACTGATGTAGTCAATAAAGCATCAGGCCGTTTTATGACAGTAAAGAATCCAGTTGCATCTTTTTGTTCCTTATCAGTTAGTCCACTTTTCCATAAATCAAACTCCTACAGACACATTAAGAATGTGGAAACCGGTCCAATATTAGTTAGAAAGAACACATTTGATGTACAATTATCATAAGCAGAAATTGCACTGAAGTTTTATTATTCACTCGAAAGATTCTCTACTGGATATTTTAAGCACTGAGAAGTGACTAAATATGGCGGTACCATTTTGTTCATGTCAGCAGGATAGAAGTTCGCGCCACGAGGCTTATCTAGAGGGAATGCTGCACGATACTCAAGCCCCTTCCATCCTGAAATTGGCTTGGTGGCATCTGTGAGCAATTTCACAGCCGAATCGGCAGTGGATAGAAAAGCCTTATTTTCATCAAGGCAGGACCTGTTTGAGAAATATCAAAACGGTAAACAAATATCAGCATGCTAAGAAATATAAAATAGTTATAAAGAAATCTAATTAGAAAAGGTTAAAAAGAATGTGAGGGATAAGAAATGCATGAAATTAGATAGCAGAAGCTGGTGTCAACAAAAGAAGAAGAAACCGGACAAGACCAACATGAGTAACTACGATCTCTCTAAGCATTTTAGTTTTAGGTTGCACTTTCTCTTTTATATCCACAGCTGATAAAATCACAACTCAGGCAAAAAGCATGTGGGCATATGCTGCATTTACTATCACCATTTTGTTTGCAGAAATTTGCTATCTACACTGCAAGACTTTAAGTTGCAGTAGTGCATGTTGACATCGCAAAAAACTTGTGAAAAATTATCTCATGGGTGAAATGCAGTAACACTGACACGCCATGGAAACCTCTCAAAAAGGGGGGTGGCACTGGTACTAACATACATTCAGAGATGATTGATGGCAAATAAACCCAAGTCCCATGCTTTAACTCTCACAATGCATATCTTCCATTCCAGTTATGCACCTATCTCAGAGTCTAACTTATAACAAGAAATTGTTCAATTGTGTATATAGCCACAAGGAAGGAATGAGAAAAGTAAAGACAAAAATATATAGTTGATGATAGCAACTTCCCAAGATGAAATTTTCAGTGAACATGCTAGTAAATTCCAATCAATGAAGAGAAGCTTGATTAGAGAATAACATATTACCATGGACTTTTATTAATAGAGTAATATGCCCACTTCAGACTATCAAGGGAGGAGGAGTCAGCGTGTGCTTTTAGCCAGTCTCTTAGCATTGTGTTGCTATTCCATACCTACTCGAGAAGAAAAGTAGTAAGAAGTTGCAGAATTAAATTACGCAAGAACTATACAGTGCAAAACTAGTGAGCATGTTATGAATCATAACTATACATGAGACATCTAACCAATATGAAATAGAACTAATATCTGAACAGTATATTATGCAAGAACTAACCTGCTCATAAAATATTTCATCAATAACCATTGATGCTTTAAGAATATATCCCAAGGCTTCTTTGTCTCCTTCAGATAGAGTAGTCAACTGTCAAAATGAAAGTATCCATAACAAATGTTAATCAAATCAATGGCCAAAAGGTACATGCTGACATATAGACTCACTTACCTCTGGTTCCAAATGGATGGGAGCATAACGACTAATTTGCTTTTGTAAGGTTAAGCTGCGAGACTCCGTGTTATCTTTGTACCTAAAGAAGGCATGAAAGGTTTAAGAAAAAGTATTTAAGAGAAATGTAATGCAACAGGGTTCACCAAAGAATTAGGATCTATTGAACTGAATTACTTGAAAGTGGCAATTGGCAATAGAGGGAAGACAAAGAAATCATTCTTTCAAGTTCTAAATCCAGCGATTAGTTAGCAAGGAGCACATATGCTTGAAACATATAGTGCTTTGGGCTTGTTTGACCAAGTGGGGAGATCTTGGTTAGAGTGGTCACATAGGATAGCTCCATTACATGACTTCTTTGGGAAAGGCCTCACTCAGGAGATGTTAGAGTGCCATTTAGGTTCCTCAAATTTTCCTTCAAGTTAGAACAGTAGCTTTCTGTTATGACCAGCATATTAGGGGCTTAGCCAAGTGGGTTATGGCCCAAGTATCTTAATCAttattaggggcttagcccaattATCTTATCGTATTAGGATCGTTTGCTtaggagtcaagtaaacctctctatataaggagaggagatgtatcaatctaatcaagcaagaagcaatcaatatttgctcggcttcccttagggagccgggagacctaaaccctagccgcctcttGCGTCCGCCGCCGTCGCACCAGCCGCAAGGACGGCGCCCAGCCGCCGNNNNNNNNNNNNNNNNNNNNNNNNNNNNNNNNNNNNNNNNNNNNNNNNNNNNNNNNNNNNNNNNNNNNNNNNNNNNNNNNNNNNNNNNNNNNNNNNNNNNNNNNNNNNNNNNNNNNNNNNNNNNNNNNNNNNNNNNNNNNNNNNNNNNNNNNNNNNNNNNNNNNNNNNNNNNNNNNNNNNNNNNNNNNNNNNNNNNNNNNNNNNNNNNNNNNNNNNNNNNNNNNNNNNNNNNNNNNNNNNNNNNNNNNNNNNNNNNNNNNNNNNNNNNNNNNNNNNNNNNNNNNNNNNNNNNNNNNNNNNNNNNNNNNNNNNNNNNNNNNNNNNNNNNNNNNNNNNNNNNNNNNNNNNNNNNNNNNNNNNNNNNNNNNNNNNNNNNNNNNNNNNNNNNNNNNNNNNNNNNNNNNNNNNNNNNNNNNNNNNNNNNNNNNNNNNNNNNNNNNNNNNNNNNNNNNNNNNNNNNNNNNNNNNNNNNNNNNNNNNNNNNNNNNNNNNNNNNNNNNNNNNNNNNNNNNNNNNNNNNNNNNNNNNNNNNNNNNNNNNNNNNNNNNNNNNNNNNNNNNNNNNNNNNNNNNNNNNNNNNNNNNNNNNNNNNNNNNNNNNNNNNNNNNNNNNNNNNNNNNNNNNNNNNNNNNNNNNNNNNNNNNNNNNNNNNNNNNNNNNNNNNNNNNNNNNNNNNNNNNNNNNNNNNNNNNNNNNNNNNNNNNNNNNNNNNNNNNNNNNNNNNNNNNNNNNNNNNNNNNNNNNNNNNNNNNNNNNNNNNNNNNNNNNNNNNNNNNNNNNNNNNNNNNNNNNNNNNNNNNNNNNNNNNNNNNNNNNNNNNNNNNNNNNNNNNNNNNNNNNNNNNNNNNNNNNNNNNNNNNNNNNNNNNNNNNNNNNNNNNNNNNNNNNNNNNNNNNNNNNNNNNNNNNNNNNNNNNNNNNNNNNNNNNNNNNNNNNNNNNNNNNNNNNNNNNNNNNNNNNNNNNNNNNNNNNNNNNNNNNNNNNNNNNNNNNNNNNNNNNgtgaatgtcttcacataccacctttgacttcaatgtcttcatacatttttaggggtcatctctggtaggaaaaccgaatcaatgagggacttctacctgtgttatcctgcaattctcacaaacacattagtccctcaaccaggtttgtcgtcaatactccaaaaccaactaggggtggcactagatgcacttacaatctccccctttttggtgattgatgacaaactggttgaagttttcaacggggaataaaatatgtgaaattgtaaaggatatggtattgtcttcataagttgcaagggctccccctgaagatgtgcatataagtaatttgcttttggaatgcaaatgcacatggcaggttgtacttgtggagatactcttcaacctatgatgacaagtcattatgcaagatatgatgtaacgaagataatgacatgcataatgaaaaatggacgtttgcaaaatgatctaagtgcggaatttatcgtcgcacatgcggaatttatcatcgcatcacagaatagcaaataagtagcagacgaccatcgagtttaagtgttacaactcaaagaaccaaatgtatcaaaaatgagagttgtaagcacttggcaaa containing:
- the LOC125515072 gene encoding nudix hydrolase 3 (The sequence of the model RefSeq protein was modified relative to this genomic sequence to represent the inferred CDS: added 107 bases not found in genome assembly) — protein: MHRDEYKSCLAAESGEYVPYDVNGQYGQLFSIIEERYKDNTESRSLTLQKQISRYAPIHLEPELTTLSEGDKEALGYILKASMVIDEIFYEQVWNSNTMLRDWLKAHADSSSLDSLKWAYYSINKSPWSCLDENKAFLSTADSAVKLLTDATKPISGWKGLEYRAAFPLDKPRGANFYPADMNKMEFDLWKSGLTDKEQKDATGFFTVIKRPDALLTTSVAQSDGPNQTNTSDDLFIVPYSKEYKASLEKAAELLLKASDCSDCPSLKNLLRTKANAFLSNDYYESDIAWMELDSNIDVTIGPYETYEDGLFSYKATFEAFVGVRDDVATSQVKLFGDQLEDLEKNLPLDNIYKSDNVSAAPIRVMNLLYNSGDVKGPQTIAFNLPNDERIVNERGTSMVMLKNISEAKFKNILKPIANACIREEQKEYVDFEPYYTHIVCHECCHGIGPHSITLPGGKKSTVRMELQECHSALEEAKADIVGLWALNFLINKGLLPKSLSKSMYVSFLAGCFRSIRFGLEEAHGKGQALQFNWLYDKGAFILHSDGKFSIDFTKVEEAVESLGREIMTIQAKGDKPAAQSLLQSRATLTQPLRVALEKIEHMQVPVDIAPIFGTASKLLANN